AGCTGCCTTCTTTTATTTCTGCTTCCAGTTCGCCTTTATCCCATCCGCAATAACCGATAAAAATCCTGACATCTTTTTCCGTTATAGTCCCATTGTTGATATGAGTAACTGCCTGTTGAAAATTTCCTCCTATGAAAATATTGCCAGCAACCGGAACGCCATCAGCTACCAGGTCCGGTCTTCTATGAATAAAGAAAAGATGCTCCTGATCTGCAGGGCCGCCCTCATATAAGGGGAAAGGAAGGCATTTGTTAAACGCCTGCAGTTCATTTAGGCTACGTGGAAATAACCTGTTAACCACGAAGCCCATCGCTCCTTTTTCATTATACTCAGTGATGAATATGATTGTATTTTCGAAGAAATCACCTTCCAACAACTGTGTACTACGTAAAAAAGTTCCTGCATTCATAAGAGCTAAGTTAGCTTATAGTATTTCAAATACACCAACGGCCGCTAATGCGGCAGTTTTTCGCGTAACAGACCATATACCCAGGTTCCGGCAATAGCGCTCAGTAACACCACCACAATAACCGTAGCGCCTGTTCCTATCTGTGCAAACAAAGGTCCGGGGCATGCTCCTGTAAGGGCCCAGCCAGAGCCGAATATCAGTCCGCCGTAAACCTGTCCTTTGTTGAATTTCTTAGGTGTAAAACTAATTGATTGGCCATTGATGGTTTTTATTCCCAGCTTTTTAATAAACCAGACAGCAATCATTGCCACGGCAATAGCGCTTCCGATAACGCCATACATATGAAAAGACTGCAGGCGGAACATTTCCTGTATGCGGAACCAACTGACCACTTCTCCTTTCACGAATACAATCCCAAACAGCACTCCTGTTACAAGGTATTTCAGAAAATGGAACCATTTATGATCCGGAGTTCCGGCATCAGTAGTAGCTGAAGCCGTTGAACGGACTTCAAAATCATTATCAGCGATATTATGTTTAAGCATAGCCTGATTTTACAGGGAAAGAATAAAAGGTAATACCAGGTTTGCGACTATAAATCCCCCGGCCATAAAACAGATAGTAGCTACCAGTGAGGGCCATTGCAACGTTGAAATACCCATAATAGCATGCCCGCTGGTGCAACCGCCGGCATATCGTGTTCCAAAGCCAACAAGGAAGCCGCCTCCTATCATTAATAGCGCACCTCTAAGTGTAAGCAGAGATTGCCAGTTCATGATATCGCCCGGTACCAGGTTGTTATAATTGGTGATACCGTACCTGGCGAGTTCGTTCGACAATGCAGGATTTACTTCAACGGGTGCAGGATTTGCTAGGAAAGTTGACGCCAAAATACCCCCCAGGGCTATCCCTATTACAAATACAAGATTCCAGGTTTCTGCCTTCCAGTTGTACTTAAAGAACGGAATGCCTGCGGGAACACATGCAGCACAGATATGCCGTAATGTAGCGCTGATACCGAAGGAGCGGTTGCCCAAAAGCAAAAGCGCCGGAACGGTAAGCCCTATCAGGGGCCCGGTGATATACCAGGGCCAGGGCTGTTTCAATAATTCTATCATTGGTTTCTATTCAAATCTTTCTAAAACAACTTTGCCATAACCGCCGGAAGTGAATACAGGCCGCCGCATAACCGGCAGCCTGTATTCACTTGCCCGGAATGCATCAATTGACAGTTGCTGTCATGCTTACACTTGTTTTCATGGAATTGGTAACAAGACAGCCGGCCTTTGCTTTCTCCAATACACGCATCGCCTTTTCTTTATCCGCTTCCGGATCCGTGAGCTTCACATCGGGATACATTTCCGCTTCCGTAACCAGGTACCTGCCTTCTACCATCTCTAATTTAGCAACTGTTCTGCAATTAAACCTGTCGACAGGCAGCTTGAAATTAGAAGCTATTGCCAGAAAAGTGGCCATATAACAACTATTGATAGCTGCTACAAATAAATGTTCCGGCGACCAGATGCCGGGAACGCCGTTGGGAAATTCAGGCGGCGTAGCGCATTCAATTGTCTTGCTTAGAACAGGGCTTGATAATTCACCAATCCTTCCTTCTTTCCACGTGATGTTCACTTCGTAAAAATGTTCCTGTGCCATAGTTTTATATTTGAGCCGGCAAAATGCAGCAATTAAAAAACCTGTACAGTCACTTTTGTTACACAAGCATTATTTTATTCCTGCCTAACTGAACCACCTGGCTCTCTTCCAGTTGCTTCAATAATCTGGATACAACTACACGCGCTGTTCCCAGTTCGTTGGCCAGCTGCTCATGTGTAATGAAAATGGTTCGGCTTTGGGTAAGTTCAGCCTTTTTACGCAGCAACGCCAACAAACGTTCATCTACTTTTTTAAAGGCAATGGCATTAACAATATTCAACAGCTCTTCAAAACGCATATGGTATAAACGGAAGATATAATCCAGCCATTGGGGATATTCTTTTATGAGAAGGGCGATCTTGTCTACCGGCAGGAAAAGGATCTCTGCCTCTTCTTCCACTTCAGCCTTTACCTTGCTGGTATCATTGTGCAGCCCGCCCAGAAACGACATGATACAGCTTTCTCCTGCCTTGATATAATAAAGGAGAATTTCCCTTCCGTCCTGCTCAGTACGGATCACCTTTATCATTCCGCTGGTAACAATAGGGATAGAGCGGATAGAAGCATTTTCATTAAGGATAACGCTGCCGGCTTCATAATGCTTAATAACGCTGTACTGGTACAGCTTTTCTACCAGTTCGGGAGATGATCTGAATTCAACGATCTGTTCCAGGCTTTCCATCTCTAAAGATACCGCTTTGATCAGGATAAACGCAGGCAGGAGATATAGGTTTCAATGTTTCACACATCGAATACCCGGCAAAAATATAGAGCCACCTGAACAGGCGGCTCCTCAATTAAACCTCTATTGATTATTGCCTATGCACTAACAATTGGGATACTAACAACTATGAATTGCAATATCCAACCTTGTCTTTTACATGTCGGGGGAGATATTCGTCTAATTGAGGGGACAAATTACAAAAGCGCGATCGGCCAAGGTTGCTGCTACACGAGATAGCAGATAGCTGGTGTCAATTAACAGCCAGTTCCAGCAAAAGCGTTTCAAAAGCAATTACCGCCTTCTTCTTATAAATGCCTGCCAGTGTTATCATCACTGCCTGCCTCACCATCTTGTTCCCTTCAATAGGAACAGCTTTCAGCGAATGCTGCCCCGGAACAGGCGTCTGCGCCTGAACAGTAGTCTGGGTAAGAATAGTATGCCAGTTCCCGGTTCTTGCCAGGTCAAGCAAAGTAGGAATATCGTTTATTTCAATAGCGATATTCGGCTTCAGATGCTGACGGGCAAACACCGTATCTACAAACTTCCGCGTACTGTATCCCTGGGCCGGTAAGATCAGCGACAGCTTGGCTACTTCCTTAAGCGAAATACTTTCTCTTTGCGCCAAAGGAGAATGAGCCGCCACAATCAAGGACATAGTGGCATAAAATAACAGCTGGTATTCCAGGTTAGGCAGATCCGTATCGTCCTGGAAACACACCGCAAAATCCAGTTCCTGGTTTTGTAGTTTCTCCAGGATCTCTTCTGAGGTCCCAAAAAATATACGGATCGTAATACCCGGAAACTGCTTCGCAAACTTGTTCACCGACGGAATGACAAGCCCCCGTAGCCCATAGGTAAGCCCTACTACCAGGTGACCGGTATTCAGGTTGCTGAGATCATCCAGCAGGCGAAGCCCGTCACGCGCTGCATTTACGGTTCTCGCAGCATAGGCCGCAAATAAATGCCCCGCTTCAGTAAGCCTGATCCGCTTGCCTATCCTGTCGAACAAAGGCACTCCCACCTCATCCTCCAGCTGCTTGACCTGTTGTGACAGCGTACTCTGGCTGATGTGCAGATGGTTGGCTGCTTCTGTAAAATTGAGTAACTCTTTCGCTTTTAAGAAATAGTTGAGCTGACGAAGTTCCATGATTGCAAATCGGTTTTATCGATTGATTCAATAGAAAAATACCCTTTTACAAATTTAGACTTAAACGAGAACTTTACGGTTTACAAAGTCTACCAGAGCGGCATGAAAATAAGTTCTTTAAGGACACCTATTTATTCAGGAAGGAAGCAATCATTTACAGAAGTAACGGAAGAAGCGCTTACAGAAAGGATTGCTGTCATAGGAAACAGTGAAGCGGCACCCCCCATAGAAGAAAAGACGGGCAGGGGTGAAAGCCGTTACCGCAGAATACGGTTCTGTATTTTTCTTTCAGGCGTATCTGTATTTGCACAGTTATATGCTTTTCAACCACTTTTATCACAGGTTTCGTCGTATTTCGGACGCTCTGCAGCCGTCAGCAGCTTAACGGTTTCTTCTTCTACCTTGGGAATGGCTACCGGATTGTTATTCTTTGCATTTATGGCAGATAATTTTTCAAGGAAAGGCTTAATGGTGTTTTCTCTTTTCAGCTCTGCCGCACTTACGCTCTTATCTCCCTTACTGCCTAACTATCCGTTGCTGGTGTTATTCATTTTCCTGAAAGGAGTTTGTGTTTCCGGAGTATCGGCAGTAGCCCTGGCTTATCTGGCCGAGGAAGTTTCGGCTGTCACCATTGGAGCCGCTATCAGTTTTTATCTCGCAGGCAATACCTTCGGGGGCATGGCCGGCAGGATCATTGCAGCACTAATAGCAGGCTGGGTGGGATGGAAATGGGCCATTTTCAGTATTGGCATCATAGGACTCATATGTGCCGTGATCTTTGTTTACAAGTTCCCCGCCTCCCGTTTTTTCAATTCCTGCCGGGTTCCTTTCCGGGATAAACGCCGGCAAATGAAGCAGCTGTTCATGAACAAAACACTGCTGGGGTTATACGCGATCGCAGCATGCTTACTCGGCTGTTTTGTAAGTGTTTACAACTATCTAGGTTTCCGCCTCGAAGCCGCCCCTTTTCACCTTCCCCACTACCTTATTGCAGCTATCTTCCTGATGTATTCTTTTGGTATTGCAGGAAACATACTGGCCGGCAAACTGTCCGACAGGTTCTCGTCACGGAATATGTTAAGTATGTTCATTCTGCTCGTTGTAACGGGATTATTGCTGATGATGACGCCATATCTCATACTCATCATTCCGGGACTGGCACTTTTCACGCTATCATTTTTCAGCGCTCAAACCATGGCAGGCAGGCAGGTAACTGTATTGGCTCCTGCAGCACGAACTTCAGCAACTGCATTATATTGGCTGTTTTATTATGTCGGATCCAGCACCATTGGCAGTTTCAGCGGCGTTTTTATTGACAAAGGCAACTGGAATGGCTTCTTCGGTGCGCTACTCCTATTCAGCGGGCTTTCGTTTGTATTGGCGCTCAGAGGCCGGCTTAATAAGGCATAAGACATTGCCTGAAGAACTTTTGTCTGGCATTTCCTGACTGTTGGTTTAAGAAGGGAGGACTGTATCTTCGATATCGTCCTTCTTTCTTTTTGTAAAGGTGCTGCTCTCCACCGGCCCAAACTGAATGAATTTAAACTTCGTATAATACTAAAGCGACAGGAAAGCTAATCGTTCGGGATACCGCGTACAGGCCGCAATAAACCGCTTCCATTAAAAACATAAATAAAAATTATCATACCTTCTACTGACCCTGCTCTTTCAAATTAAAAGGCGTAGTGGATTTTAAAACTGTGTATTAACTTTATATTATGCCTGATTTTTTAACATATTTCTCTGTTAAACCCCATTAACTCTTTTTCTAATGAGATTCTAATTGGGCTTCTGGGAAATCTACATTTTATTGCAGAACACTTTTTTTTATTGTAGTATGGCAAGTGATAAGATTTCAATCGGAAAATCCTTTATTCGGTTTTATAATATCGTGAGGTTAGACAAGAAGGACGTGTCTGTTATTTACATGCTGGCCATCCTGGCCGGTTTACTCCAGCTTTCTGTTCCCCTGGGTGTGCAAACCATTATCAGTTTTGTGATGGCAGGCTCCTTTTCAACGTCTATCGCAGTACTCATCATCATGGTTTTACTGGGGGTATTCTTTAATGGTCTGTTACAGGTAAGGCAATTACAGGTAATAGAAAAAATGCAGCAGAAGATCTTTGTCCGTTATTCTTTTGAGTTCAGCGACAGGTTACCCAAGCTGAATATTGAAAAAATGGATCAATACTATTTGCCCGAACTGGTAAATCGCTTTTTTGATACAGTATCGTTACAAAAGGGATTGGAGAAGCTATTGCTCGATTTACCTGCTGCCGTCATTCAGGTGTTATTCGGCGTCGCGCTTTTATCGTTCTACCATCCTGTGTTCATTGCATTTGGCGCTTTGCTGCTGCTGATCGTTATTCTCATATTAAGGCTTACTTCACCACAGGGATTGGCTTCAGCCTTAAAAGCAAGCGACTACAAGTATAATGTTGCTGCCTGGATGGAAGAAACAGCACGTGTTGTGCGTACACTCAAGTATTCGAAGAATACGTCCATGCACATTGAAAAGACGGATAAACTGGTAAGCGGTTATCTCGATTCACGCACAAAATACTTCCGCGTATTGCTAACACAATTCTGGAGCCTTATCAGCTTTAAGGTAGTTATCACAGCAGCGATGCTGCTGGTTGGCGCAGTACTGTTGGTAAACCAGCAGATCAACATTGGTCAGTTTATTGCTGCCGACATTGTGATCCTTGCAATTATAACCTCTGTGGAAAAGATCATATTAAGCCTGGATAAGGTTTACGATGCATTGGTTTCTGTAGAAAAACTGGACAAGGTTACCAATGCCGAGATCGAAGAGGGAGGTAATGTGATAATGGAGAATATCGACAAAGGCGTTGCTGTTTCATTCCATGAAACCAGCTTTACTTATCCTAACGGTAACGCAGGAGTAAGCGATATTAAACTGAATGTACCTGCAGGCAGTATCGTTCATATTGCAGGAAATTCAGGAGCCGGTAAGTCTACACTGCTGCGGTTACTTACAGGTAACTTTAAAAAATTCAGTGGAAGCGTGCTGATCGACAACATTCCTATAGGAAATTACCGGCTCGACAGTCTGAGAAGGCAAACCGGTGTGCTGCTTAGCAGCCAGGATATATTCCAGGGTACCTTACTCGAAAATATCACATTGGGCAGTACAGAAGTAAGCATGGAGCAGATCACAGATCTGGCAGCAAAAACAGGCCTCGATCAGTATGTACGTTCCAATAAAGAAGGCTATGATACGGTCCTGGATCCTACGGGCAACCGCTTAACCAATCATGTACGCCAGAACATCCTGCTGGTAAGGGCATTACTGGGCAAACATCGCTTGCTGCTCCTCGAAGAGCCTTTTGAGCATCTCGACAGCCACTGCCGCAGCAACATGATAGACCTGATAAAGGCCGATAAAAATGCTACAGTATTCATTGCATCACAGGACGAAACATTGTCGCAATACTGTAACATAGTAGTACATCTTGATAAAGGAATGATTCAAAACAACCCTGTGTAACTATGACTAATTTTTTAGAAGCGAATATAGAAGCAGAAGAACAAAGCAGCAAATGGGGCGCTTTCAGTAAAGTTTACAGGATCCGCCATAGAAATAATGTCCGTAAATGGCTGATAGGCGTTCTGGTTGTTTTAATAATTGTTATGTTCCTGCCCTGGACACAGAATATCAGGGCTAAAGGAACCGTCACCACATTAAGACAGGAACAACGCCCACAGGAAGTAAATACCATTATTGCAGGTCGCGTTGTAAAGTGGAATGTAAAAGAAGGCGATTTCGTAAAGGAAGGAGATACTATTCTGCAACTCGGCGAGGTAAAGGTCGACTATTTTGATCCGGAGCTGTTGCAACGTACGCAACAACAGATTGTAGCCAAGCAGCAGAGTATAGAAGGTTACAAAGGAAAAGCCAATACAGCCGAAACGCAGGCAAAAGCGCTGGCAATGGCAAGAGACTTGAAGCTGCAGTCTTTGGACAACAAATTATTACAGCAACAACTGAAGGTTACCAGTGACAGCACCGATTTAATTGCAGTGGATAATGAGTTAAGTGTGTATAAACGCCAGATAGCAGCGGCACAGCTGATGCTCGATAGCGGCTCCATATCACTGGTCGATTTTGAAAAGCGTAAAGTGGGCTATCAGAACGGGCTGGCCAAAAGGGTAAGCTCTGAAAATAAATTGATGCAAAGCCGCCAGGAATTGATAGCGCTGCGAATAGAAAAGAACAGTACCGTACAGGAATATACCGACAAAATTTCAAAGGCAGAAGGAGATAGGTTTTCATCATTATCAAGCGTAGCAAGTACCGAAGCTGATGTAGCTAAGCTCCAGAACGTATATGCCAGCTACGATATCCGTAACCAACTGTATTACATAAAAGCCCCCCAGAGCGGCCAGATCACGAAAGCGCGTAAAGCGGGTCTCGGTGAAATGGTAAAGGAAGGTGAGATGGTTGTAGAAATAGTTCCCAACCACGTACAATATGCGGTTGAAATGTTCGTAGAACCCATGGACCTTCCGTTGATAGATCTGGGACAGAAAGTCCGGTTTGTATTTGACGGTTTCCCTGCTATTGTATTCAGCGGCTGGCCATCGAGCAGTTATGGTACCTTTGGCGGCAAAGTTGCCGCTGTAGAAACTTCGGTAAGTTATAACGGCAAGTTCAGGGTGCTGGTGACAGAAGATCCGGATGAAAAGAAATGGCCTGAATTATTACGTATGGGTGGCGGCGCCAGTGGTATCGCATTGCTGAAAGATGTTCCTATTTATTATGAGCTATGGCGTAACATCAATGGATTCCCACCCGAATTTTACAAACCTTCCACAGAGAAAGGCTATGCGGCTAAAAAGGAGAAATAGGATGAAGTGTATGAGCAAGCAGTATTCAGTTTTAATCCTTCTTATTTGTTCCATCATGTATGCTGGTGCTGTAAAAGCGCAACAGCCTGAAGTGTTAACGCCTGAACAGTTTATAGAATGGATCAGACAATATCACCCTGTGGCACGCCAGGCAGGTCTGCAGGTAGAAAAGGCTGAAGCTGAATTACTGAGCGCAAAAGGTGGTTTCGATCCTACAGCCGGCCTTAACGCCAGCCGTAAGACGTTTGATGGCAAGAACTATTATTATTATACCAATCCTGAATTGAAGATCCCTACGCCAATAGGCATTGATGTAAAAACAGGTATCGAAAATAATGGTGGCGACTATATTACATCGGAAGTAACGAAAGGGAAGACCAGCTACCTGGGGCTCGAAGTTCCGCTGATGAAAGGACTACTGATGGACAAGCGCAGGGCAGTATTACGCCAGGCTAAAATATATCGCGACCAGAGTGAACAGGAACGCCGCAGTATGTTGAACGACCTGTTGTTCGATGCCTATACAAGTTACTGGCAGTGGGCCGGAGCCTACCAGTTGTATAGCATTTACAACCGTTATATTTCCATCGGATACAAGCGCCTTCAGCTGCTGCGCAACGCATATGCCAATGGCGACAAAGCTATGATGGACACGGTTGAAGCCTATACCCAGATCCAGAGTTATGAAATGCAGCAGGCCGATGCCCTCCTGAAGCTTAACAACGCAGCATTGGAGCTTTCCAATTTCCTATGGTTTGGCAACGATAGCGCTGTACTGTTACCCAGTCACTATAGACCCGATACCCTGCAATTTGCTATTAATAAGGAAGTAGGGCAGGTAGAAAATATTCTCAGCCAGGCGGTATTACAGCATCCCGACCTGAGAAGTTATGAGTTCAAGCTCGACGCACTTGAAGTGGAACGCAGGCTTAAATTTCAAAGTCTGCTGCCTTACCTTACGGTAAAAGCCAACCTGTTAAACAGGGATTATTATGCCCTGAAAGGTCTTAATGGCGCTTTGCTGGAGAATAATTATAAATGGGGTATAGACTTCAAACTTCCGCTGTTCTTAAGGGAAGGCCGCGGCGACTACCGGAAGGCACAGCTGAAGATCAAGGAAACAAATCTCCAGTTTGAGAACAAACGCTGGCAGGTAACAAACAAGGTGCGCTCTTATTTCAATGAATACGCGATACTACAACAGCAGTTGCGAACAACGAACAGTATGTATAACAACTACAGTGCGTTACTGCGTAACGAGGAGCTGAAGTTTTCGCAGGGTGAAAGCAGCCTGTTCATGATCAACAGCCGCGAAAGCAAGCTGATAGAACTCCTGCAAAAGCAAACGGAGCTGCGGATCAAGTACCTGAAAGCTTCTTATGCAGTATCATGGGCTGCAGGCCTGCTGCAGTAATGCCCCGGGCTCTTTGCCACTACCAGCTATACCCTGGATATGATACAACAGTTATTTTACAAATAATAATGTTGGTTTCGTGCGCAGATTAGGGAATGTTGCTAAATTAGAGCATGCCAAGAATTTCGTTCCTGGTCATCTGCCAGGTTATCTTATGTTGTATAGAATCGTATCTGGTTTCCAAGATCTCCTTTATCGGTAAAGCCGGTATCGCACTGTTTTATAAAGAATACCGGTTCCTGCGATCAGGATGGAAGACATTCCTGTTCTTCTTTACATTACAAATGATAGTGATACTGGTGCTGTATCTTGTTAAAAAGAAGTTCCCTGCGAGGATAGCGAACTATACGGCAACAGCCCTGCTGGCAATATCGATAGCCGGTTTATGGGCTACTTTCCATGATTTCCAGCATACCTTCTCGCACCGTTTGTTGAAGGAGCAGTTTCATCTGGCTTTTTATTTGTTCTGGCTGGCATGGGCCGGCAGTTGTATATTCTTCCTGGTAAGTAAACCGGCAGCCGCAACTTTAGCACCAGTGGCGGAAGGAGAAAGCCGGGATCTGCCCGATAACTAAACCGGTAGTTTTATTGGTGCCTTGTCAATAAAGCCTTGCTTAGTTCATAAGCGTATTGTCCATAAGATGGCGGGCAATATCTTTCAGGTGAGCGGGAACATATAATTCAACATCCCCGAAGTTGAGATAGCTGCTGTCGCGTTTGTTTAACAGTACTACCCTTATGCGGTTTTCTTCCAGCATTCCCTTGATAATACTGGCTTTGGTAAAATCAGATGTACGGAACAAAAGAAACCAGGCTTGTGTCATGGATTTACATTAACATCGTTATACTGTTGTTCAGCCGTTTTACGTATTGCTAAAATACGATTACTTTCTTTCCGGAAAGAATAGAATAAGCCAATAACGGCAACCAAACCTATTAACCCTACATACAAGGGGAAACTGTCGTTCATACTTTGATTGTTGAGCTTGCCGGCACGGCTGAGCGCATACAATTGGGTTAGTGAAAAAGCATTATTAAAAAAATGCGCCCATATGCTTAACCAGATATTACGGCTGTCATAAAAAAGATACCCCAAAGCCATACCCAGGAAAATGCGTGGCAGGAATGCATAAAAAGACTGATGTACAGCACTGAAAATAATGCTGGTTATAAGTATGCCCACAAACGGATTTCTTGTCCAGCCAATAAGCACCTGTTGCAGGCAGCCTCTGAAAAAGAGTTCTTCTGTAAGTGCAGGCAACAAGGCTAAAATAACAAGGGAAAGCAGGAATTGCGGTAGGGTTTTCATACCTGCAACAGTGATGATTAGTTCTGCATAAGCGTCTTCCATCGCCTTGAATTTTGCGGCCCAGCCGTTGGGAAGAGGAATGATCTCATTAAGATAGGAAAGGGTTCCCCCCACCAGCAGGCAGGCACATACGATCATCACAACAAGAAATACCTGTTTGCCACTGGCATAGCGGGAAAAGCCGAGGTAAGTAAAAGGACGCTTCCAGGTAACACTGGCAAATAACAACGCAGGTAAGGCCAGGGTAAGTAAA
This Filimonas effusa DNA region includes the following protein-coding sequences:
- a CDS encoding YqgE/AlgH family protein; amino-acid sequence: MNAGTFLRSTQLLEGDFFENTIIFITEYNEKGAMGFVVNRLFPRSLNELQAFNKCLPFPLYEGGPADQEHLFFIHRRPDLVADGVPVAGNIFIGGNFQQAVTHINNGTITEKDVRIFIGYCGWDKGELEAEIKEGSWLASENEELFR
- a CDS encoding DUF6691 family protein yields the protein MLKHNIADNDFEVRSTASATTDAGTPDHKWFHFLKYLVTGVLFGIVFVKGEVVSWFRIQEMFRLQSFHMYGVIGSAIAVAMIAVWFIKKLGIKTINGQSISFTPKKFNKGQVYGGLIFGSGWALTGACPGPLFAQIGTGATVIVVVLLSAIAGTWVYGLLREKLPH
- a CDS encoding YeeE/YedE family protein → MIELLKQPWPWYITGPLIGLTVPALLLLGNRSFGISATLRHICAACVPAGIPFFKYNWKAETWNLVFVIGIALGGILASTFLANPAPVEVNPALSNELARYGITNYNNLVPGDIMNWQSLLTLRGALLMIGGGFLVGFGTRYAGGCTSGHAIMGISTLQWPSLVATICFMAGGFIVANLVLPFILSL
- a CDS encoding OsmC family protein translates to MAQEHFYEVNITWKEGRIGELSSPVLSKTIECATPPEFPNGVPGIWSPEHLFVAAINSCYMATFLAIASNFKLPVDRFNCRTVAKLEMVEGRYLVTEAEMYPDVKLTDPEADKEKAMRVLEKAKAGCLVTNSMKTSVSMTATVN
- a CDS encoding Crp/Fnr family transcriptional regulator produces the protein MESLEQIVEFRSSPELVEKLYQYSVIKHYEAGSVILNENASIRSIPIVTSGMIKVIRTEQDGREILLYYIKAGESCIMSFLGGLHNDTSKVKAEVEEEAEILFLPVDKIALLIKEYPQWLDYIFRLYHMRFEELLNIVNAIAFKKVDERLLALLRKKAELTQSRTIFITHEQLANELGTARVVVSRLLKQLEESQVVQLGRNKIMLV
- a CDS encoding LysR substrate-binding domain-containing protein, whose amino-acid sequence is MELRQLNYFLKAKELLNFTEAANHLHISQSTLSQQVKQLEDEVGVPLFDRIGKRIRLTEAGHLFAAYAARTVNAARDGLRLLDDLSNLNTGHLVVGLTYGLRGLVIPSVNKFAKQFPGITIRIFFGTSEEILEKLQNQELDFAVCFQDDTDLPNLEYQLLFYATMSLIVAAHSPLAQRESISLKEVAKLSLILPAQGYSTRKFVDTVFARQHLKPNIAIEINDIPTLLDLARTGNWHTILTQTTVQAQTPVPGQHSLKAVPIEGNKMVRQAVMITLAGIYKKKAVIAFETLLLELAVN
- a CDS encoding MFS transporter, with product MKISSLRTPIYSGRKQSFTEVTEEALTERIAVIGNSEAAPPIEEKTGRGESRYRRIRFCIFLSGVSVFAQLYAFQPLLSQVSSYFGRSAAVSSLTVSSSTLGMATGLLFFAFMADNFSRKGLMVFSLFSSAALTLLSPLLPNYPLLVLFIFLKGVCVSGVSAVALAYLAEEVSAVTIGAAISFYLAGNTFGGMAGRIIAALIAGWVGWKWAIFSIGIIGLICAVIFVYKFPASRFFNSCRVPFRDKRRQMKQLFMNKTLLGLYAIAACLLGCFVSVYNYLGFRLEAAPFHLPHYLIAAIFLMYSFGIAGNILAGKLSDRFSSRNMLSMFILLVVTGLLLMMTPYLILIIPGLALFTLSFFSAQTMAGRQVTVLAPAARTSATALYWLFYYVGSSTIGSFSGVFIDKGNWNGFFGALLLFSGLSFVLALRGRLNKA
- a CDS encoding peptidase domain-containing ABC transporter; the encoded protein is MSVIYMLAILAGLLQLSVPLGVQTIISFVMAGSFSTSIAVLIIMVLLGVFFNGLLQVRQLQVIEKMQQKIFVRYSFEFSDRLPKLNIEKMDQYYLPELVNRFFDTVSLQKGLEKLLLDLPAAVIQVLFGVALLSFYHPVFIAFGALLLLIVILILRLTSPQGLASALKASDYKYNVAAWMEETARVVRTLKYSKNTSMHIEKTDKLVSGYLDSRTKYFRVLLTQFWSLISFKVVITAAMLLVGAVLLVNQQINIGQFIAADIVILAIITSVEKIILSLDKVYDALVSVEKLDKVTNAEIEEGGNVIMENIDKGVAVSFHETSFTYPNGNAGVSDIKLNVPAGSIVHIAGNSGAGKSTLLRLLTGNFKKFSGSVLIDNIPIGNYRLDSLRRQTGVLLSSQDIFQGTLLENITLGSTEVSMEQITDLAAKTGLDQYVRSNKEGYDTVLDPTGNRLTNHVRQNILLVRALLGKHRLLLLEEPFEHLDSHCRSNMIDLIKADKNATVFIASQDETLSQYCNIVVHLDKGMIQNNPV
- a CDS encoding HlyD family secretion protein, with the translated sequence MTNFLEANIEAEEQSSKWGAFSKVYRIRHRNNVRKWLIGVLVVLIIVMFLPWTQNIRAKGTVTTLRQEQRPQEVNTIIAGRVVKWNVKEGDFVKEGDTILQLGEVKVDYFDPELLQRTQQQIVAKQQSIEGYKGKANTAETQAKALAMARDLKLQSLDNKLLQQQLKVTSDSTDLIAVDNELSVYKRQIAAAQLMLDSGSISLVDFEKRKVGYQNGLAKRVSSENKLMQSRQELIALRIEKNSTVQEYTDKISKAEGDRFSSLSSVASTEADVAKLQNVYASYDIRNQLYYIKAPQSGQITKARKAGLGEMVKEGEMVVEIVPNHVQYAVEMFVEPMDLPLIDLGQKVRFVFDGFPAIVFSGWPSSSYGTFGGKVAAVETSVSYNGKFRVLVTEDPDEKKWPELLRMGGGASGIALLKDVPIYYELWRNINGFPPEFYKPSTEKGYAAKKEK
- a CDS encoding TolC family protein, with protein sequence MSKQYSVLILLICSIMYAGAVKAQQPEVLTPEQFIEWIRQYHPVARQAGLQVEKAEAELLSAKGGFDPTAGLNASRKTFDGKNYYYYTNPELKIPTPIGIDVKTGIENNGGDYITSEVTKGKTSYLGLEVPLMKGLLMDKRRAVLRQAKIYRDQSEQERRSMLNDLLFDAYTSYWQWAGAYQLYSIYNRYISIGYKRLQLLRNAYANGDKAMMDTVEAYTQIQSYEMQQADALLKLNNAALELSNFLWFGNDSAVLLPSHYRPDTLQFAINKEVGQVENILSQAVLQHPDLRSYEFKLDALEVERRLKFQSLLPYLTVKANLLNRDYYALKGLNGALLENNYKWGIDFKLPLFLREGRGDYRKAQLKIKETNLQFENKRWQVTNKVRSYFNEYAILQQQLRTTNSMYNNYSALLRNEELKFSQGESSLFMINSRESKLIELLQKQTELRIKYLKASYAVSWAAGLLQ
- a CDS encoding cytochrome d ubiquinol oxidase subunit II, whose amino-acid sequence is MPRISFLVICQVILCCIESYLVSKISFIGKAGIALFYKEYRFLRSGWKTFLFFFTLQMIVILVLYLVKKKFPARIANYTATALLAISIAGLWATFHDFQHTFSHRLLKEQFHLAFYLFWLAWAGSCIFFLVSKPAAATLAPVAEGESRDLPDN
- a CDS encoding putative signal transducing protein, with protein sequence MTQAWFLLFRTSDFTKASIIKGMLEENRIRVVLLNKRDSSYLNFGDVELYVPAHLKDIARHLMDNTLMN